The sequence CCCGAGGCTCGGTTAATTTTAGCTGATTTGTGAATTAACGCAGGCAATCTCCCCGCATAATGATGTGTCTGCCGAATGCATGTTTTGCAGTGTGACAGTTCATGGTGACCAGCTCTTATCCCTTCAACCAGGCTACAGATTTTTCAAGCCCGGTGGCTTGTTCGGTATTAAACAGTCGGAGGAGCCGTTCCCCGAAGGCCAGACAATGCAGGAGGACAGCAAGATCCTCGTGAGCCCGTGTGCAGGTAGGTGCTTCCCCCGGCCCTGCGGGGGCTTCGCAGTGGTTGGCAGTTGGCCTTGGCAGGGAAAGTTGGTCCTGCGGGGCCATCAGCAGCCGTTTTGGGCTGGTTAGGGGAAAATTTTGGCCATTTGCCACGGGTGGAAGGGGCTCCGGAAGGGttctgccccctccccgggtGGTTAGGGCGCTCTGAACGGCGCCCGAGGCCTCTGAAATGGATGTCTTGAATCTTTTTTGGAATCTAGTTGAGCCCGGGCGAACGAGCAAAGTGGAGCAGCCCGACGAGAAGCCCGGGGTCGCCGCGGGCTCGCTGGAGCTGTACCCGGCGGGCGCCGGCGGCTCGGGCCGCTGGTTCCACGGCGGGCAGCGCGCGCCCGAGCGGGCGGGCGTGGAGCGGGACGGGgcccccagcctcagcccgCTCCCGTCCCGGGTGGCCTGCTGGGCCCCCCAGCTCGGCAACGGCCCCTTCCGCTGCGCCCAGTGCGGGAAGGGCTTCCGCCAGAAGCAGAGCCTCATCACCCACGAGAGGATCCACACCGGGGAGAAGCCCTACCGCTGCGGGGACTGCGGCAAGAGCTTCAGCCAGCGGCCCAACCTGCTGACCCACCGCCGCGTGCACACGGGGGAGCGCCCCTTCCCCTGCACGCAGTGCGGCAAGAGCTTCAGCCAGAAGGCCAACCTGCTGGCCCACCAGCGCATCCACGCCGCCAACGAGAAGGCGCTGGCCGGGGGCGAGCAGGAGGACGGCGCCTCCGGCAAGCCCAAGCTGcgcgccccgccccgcagcTACCAGGACGACACCCCCTTCGTCTGCCCCGAGTGCGGCAAGAGCTTCCGCCAGAAGCCCAACCTCATCACCCACCGCCGCATCCACACGGGCGAGCGCCCCTTCACCTGCTTCCTCTGCGGCCGCAGCTTCAACCAGAAGACCAACCTGGTCACCCACTACCGCGTGCACACCGGCGAGCGCCCCTTCGCCTGCACGCAGTGCGGCAAGCGCTTCACCCAGAAGACCAACCTGGTGACCCACCAGAGCACCCACACCGACGTCCGCCCCTACCCCTGCGGGCAGTGCCAGAAgtgcttcaaggacaaggtgtCCCTCAAAGCCCACCAGAAGACGCACGCCCCTCGCCAGCGGAGGTGCCCGGGCCGGGGTCCTGCTCCCACCCTGCCTTTCGGGGCCGcccccaccctgctgcagcccggGGGCCCCGAGCAGGACGCCGCCTTCAGCCCCATGCCGCCGCTGCCGGTCCCGAAGATCCCCGAAAACCAAGAGCTGTACTCGTGCACCGAGAAGGGCTTCCCCCCgaaggagcagctcctgccccaccaGCAGGCCCCGCTGGGGGAGCAGGCCTTCCCCTGCGTGCAGTGCGGGGAGGGCTTTTGCCCGAAGGTGGCCCTGCTCCGGCCGCAGCACGGCCCTGGGGCGGAGGCTCCTGCCGGCTGCGCCGCCGGCTTCAGCCCCGGCCCGCACCTCCTGGGGCACCTGGGGGTGCAGCCCGTCCTCGGGGAGGGCGCAGCCCCCGCGCCGCCCACCCCCGGGGCCGAGAAGCCCTTCATCTGCAACCAGTGCGGCAACAGCTTCGGCCTCTGGCTCTCCCTGGTGGCCCACCAGAAGACCCACGTGGGGCAGAAGGCCTTCCAGTGCCCCGAGCACGATAAGAGCTCCGGGGACGAGCTGTCCGCCAAGTCTCCCCAGGAGAAGGATCTGGACGGCAGGGCCTGGCTGTGCCCCGAGTGCGGGAGGAGCTTCGTGCAGTACGAGCGGCTGGTGAAGCACCGCCAGAACCACCGGGGCCGGGGGCCCTACCGCTGCGACGTCTGCGGGAAGCGCTTCAGCCTCAAGACCAACCTGGTGACGCACCAGCGCATCCACACGGGCGAGCGCCCCTTCACCTGCGGCGTCTGCGGCCGCCGCTTCAACCAGAAGGGAAACCTGGTCACCCACTACCGCACCCACACCGGCGAGCGCCCCTTCGCCTGCACCCAGTGCGGCAAGCGCTTCGCCCAGAAGCCCAACCTCATCGCCCACCAGAAGACCCACTCGGGCAGGCAGCCCTTCACCTGCCTCGAGTGCCCCAAGCGCTTCAAGAGCAAGCTCTCCCTCAGGGTCCACCAGCGCGTGCACGTGGTGGAGCAGCCCCAGAGCGAGCCGGGCCCGGGCCAGACGCCCCCCAGCCTGCAGGCGCACCCCGGCAGCCCCTACCCCTGCTCGCTCTGCGGGGAGTCCTTCGAGGAGCacggggagctgcagctgcaccgGCAGGGCCACGCCGGCGAGCGGCCGCACGCCTGCGCCGAGTGCGGGAAGCGCTTCCGCCAGAAGGTGAACCTGGCCGTTCACCAGCGGACCCACACCGGCGAGCGCCCCTTCCACTGCGCCGAGTGCGGCAAGGGCTTCAGCCAGAAGGCGCACCTCCTGCGGCACCGCAGGACGCACACGGGCGGCGTGCCGCCCTCCTGCTGCGAGGGCACCTGCCCCGCGCACCGCGACCAGCCTGACGCCGGCGCTCCCCTGGGGAAGGGCTCGGCGCCGCCCGGCGTGCTGCTGCCCCCTTGCTCCCGCGGCGCCGCCCAGGGCTCGCTGCCTCGAGAAGAGCTTCGGCCGGGAGCGCAGCCCCCCAACAGGGCGGAGAGCCCATCCGGGGCGGCTGACATCCTTCTGCAGCTGATGCAGGAAGACCAGCACCTGGTGCCCGGCTCGCACCACCCGCAGGAGGCTCCCGCGGGGCAGTGCCCCTGTAAATGCGCTGagggtggggaagggctggCCGGGAAGCCGCCCCTGCAGCCGCAGTGCTGCTGCGCCGACTGCGTGAgccagaggcagctgctgctgaagcccCAGCACGACTGCCGCGCCGAGATCTGGTGCAAGTACGGCGGCTGCGGCAGGAGCTTCGAGGACAAGAGAGTGCTGAGAGTGCCTGAGAGAGCGCACGGCGAAGAGAAAACCTCGCCGTGCCCCAGCTGCTTGTAACGCGCCCGCGCGGGCTGCCACCAACCCGTCCGAGCGAGGGACTGGGCCTCACTGCTCTGGCACTACGGACACCAAACCTGCACAGGGGGGAGCTCACGCTGGGAGCCGACTGCTGACCAAACGGGGACGGCGCCGAGGCTGAAAGGGGCTGACGCAGGGCGAGCTGCGAGTCGGAACCTGGGGGGGGCTCCCGGGACGCGGCGGGGGCTCGGGAGAGGATGGCGGCGGCTCACGGCGTCAGGACGCTCGTTGCGAGCACCCCGGAGGTGGCGGTGGGTGCAGCGAACTGGTCAGGAAGCAGTACTGGACTCGGACGCCGCGTGCGCGTTTTCTGTCTTGTGAACATACCAAATGTGTAAAGCGGGTGgagctgaggagcaggaggcactGCCGGGGCTGCGCTGCCGGGTTCTGCCGGCGGCTGCCTGCCAGGAGTCGGACGGCGAAGGGGCGGCGAGGAGCCGAGGATCCTGCGCGGCGGCTCGGAAGCCGAGCAGGAGGCCGGGCAGAGGCGCGTCTGCTGGGCCCTGCCTCCGGGctcccccgggggctgcagTCCTGCGACGCGCAGACCCCGGCGCGGGGCACAGAGGGGCCTCGGCGGGCCCAGAGCTTCTGCCAGAGCCCTTTTGGGACTGGGCGTCCTTCCGCGGGACGATTTTGGGACGGGGAGCCGAGCCCCGCTGTCGGCTGCCCGCCGGTGTGGGCAGAGGATCTGCAGCTCGGTGGTGGAGGTGAGCGAGCCGCCGCAGCGCGGTACCGGGTCACTCCCAGCCTCGTGGGGACCCCGCAATGAGGTCCCCGGGTGGCGGGGCTCGGGCCGGAGCCTGCGGCTTCACGGCTGGGGCGGAGGAGCCGGCGGTGGGGAAAGCCTCGGCGCAGCCGGGTGCCGGTGGTCACCGCGGGCCCTGCCTCACCGCCGCCTCCGCAACGGACCGCGGATAAGATAAGCGTCTCCTCCGAGCCCGGAGGGGTCATACAGGGTGATATATGGGGGGGTGGGTCGGGGAATGtagcttctgcttctgttcttgCTCTGTGGATAACCTTTCTGACTAGCACCTCTTTCTGGTACTCACCTAATTCTGCATAGAGAACCCGGGAgcgccggggcggggggggggagcggtGGCTGCAGCCCACCCGGCGCTGCCCCGCGGCCACGCTCGCGCTCCCGGGCTGCAAGCGGGGCGGCTGCTTGggcgggcagggctgcgggggcAGAGCTTTCGGGGTGGGAACCGCTGGCCTGCAAGCTGCTCCCGCTTGGAAGCGCGCTTCGCATTCGAAGGGGAAACGAATCTCCGCCCGCTGCGCCCCCTCAGGCGCCACGAGCCGCGTAGTCCTCAGCCCCAGCTATGGCAGTAGAACCCTATCTCGCTTCGCTCGGCTGCAGAGCCTCCTTGCTACAATGGTTTGGCAAAGACCTTCACTGAAAACCTCGGATGCTGTTAGCGGTGCCTGGGGTGCGGTGCCGCGCTCTCCTGGGGGGCTCCTCCCCCTGCGTTTTGGGGGTGCAACCCGGGCCT comes from Aythya fuligula isolate bAytFul2 chromosome 2, bAytFul2.pri, whole genome shotgun sequence and encodes:
- the LOC116486727 gene encoding zinc finger protein 585A-like; its protein translation is MSAGGAPQPAHVLNLLPYPRLNEVPRAGHELDAAGAEIPSDPCTGYRFFKPGGLFGIKQSEEPFPEGQTMQEDSKILVSPCAVEPGRTSKVEQPDEKPGVAAGSLELYPAGAGGSGRWFHGGQRAPERAGVERDGAPSLSPLPSRVACWAPQLGNGPFRCAQCGKGFRQKQSLITHERIHTGEKPYRCGDCGKSFSQRPNLLTHRRVHTGERPFPCTQCGKSFSQKANLLAHQRIHAANEKALAGGEQEDGASGKPKLRAPPRSYQDDTPFVCPECGKSFRQKPNLITHRRIHTGERPFTCFLCGRSFNQKTNLVTHYRVHTGERPFACTQCGKRFTQKTNLVTHQSTHTDVRPYPCGQCQKCFKDKVSLKAHQKTHAPRQRRCPGRGPAPTLPFGAAPTLLQPGGPEQDAAFSPMPPLPVPKIPENQELYSCTEKGFPPKEQLLPHQQAPLGEQAFPCVQCGEGFCPKVALLRPQHGPGAEAPAGCAAGFSPGPHLLGHLGVQPVLGEGAAPAPPTPGAEKPFICNQCGNSFGLWLSLVAHQKTHVGQKAFQCPEHDKSSGDELSAKSPQEKDLDGRAWLCPECGRSFVQYERLVKHRQNHRGRGPYRCDVCGKRFSLKTNLVTHQRIHTGERPFTCGVCGRRFNQKGNLVTHYRTHTGERPFACTQCGKRFAQKPNLIAHQKTHSGRQPFTCLECPKRFKSKLSLRVHQRVHVVEQPQSEPGPGQTPPSLQAHPGSPYPCSLCGESFEEHGELQLHRQGHAGERPHACAECGKRFRQKVNLAVHQRTHTGERPFHCAECGKGFSQKAHLLRHRRTHTGGVPPSCCEGTCPAHRDQPDAGAPLGKGSAPPGVLLPPCSRGAAQGSLPREELRPGAQPPNRAESPSGAADILLQLMQEDQHLVPGSHHPQEAPAGQCPCKCAEGGEGLAGKPPLQPQCCCADCVSQRQLLLKPQHDCRAEIWCKYGGCGRSFEDKRVLRVPERAHGEEKTSPCPSSGQRAPMTDLASPTGENPFAFPGGEEGFGDEKALVIHSQAEEEEAGKEFKCILCGECFGQQPSLARHQKHHAGERAFICAECGKAFSLKHNLIIHQRIHTGERPYQCGVCQKSFSLKQNLLTHQRIHSGEKPFSCGRCGKRFREQRFLLNHQRTHAEDRPAADAEDGPGAATAAASSRSPRPEPHEEAGGPGAASGPFACARCGKGFSCRSSLATHQRTHTGERPFACPDCGKSFSQKGSLKIHQRTHTGETPFSCAQCGKSFAQKVNLTAHQRSHGAENAHTE